The Priestia megaterium NBRC 15308 = ATCC 14581 region CATTATCCAGAGTGTATGGTTCAATCTATCCACCGTTTGATTGAAGAATATTCATTAATTATCATTAGAGTAAAAAAATATATTAGCTATCAAAACAAGCTGATGAATAAACAGCTATTAGAGCCGCAGTAAAACGAATCATTTTTTATGGTTCGTTTTACTGCGGCTCTGCTGTTTTACTCCTCATATTTTAGCAGTAAATGCAGAACAGCTGGACGTTCTTCAAGATTTTTGTATGAGTGTACATGACTTCCTTCAAATTTTATAGAGTCAAATTGTTTTAGCTCGTATAGCTCTTCTTCTATTTTCATTTCGATTCTTCCTTCCATTACCGTGGCTACTTCAATTAATCCTTTATGATGAGGTTCAGGACAGTATGTAGCGAGAGGAGAAAGAAAGGCTCGGTACATTTCAATAGTTGAATCTATTTGATTTTGAAAAATAAATTCTACTTTCCACGCTTCGTCCGGTCCTTTGAGAGAAAAACCTTCTCCGCACTTAGATACAGCCACTGAAGGTTGTACTGACACTAATTTAGTTAAAGGGATATTTAAACCTGTTGTTATTTTCCACATTACTCCTAGGGTTGGATTAGTCTCCCCTCTTTCAATTTTCCCTAACGTGAGTTTGCTGACTCCCGTCCTATCTGCTAATTCATCGAGTGTGAATTCTCGCTGTGTTCTTATTTTTCTAAGCTCGTTGCCTACCTTTTTCATCATTTCTTCTGAATGCATTTTTACCTTCCTTTCTTTTGTATATTATGGTACACTTTTTTTATATCTAAGTATACTATAATATATATTTAGGTATTTTTATTAATTAGGAGGAAAAAGTATGAAAGCAATTTTATGGGGGCTTCTCTCGTCCATGTTCTTTTCTGCTACATTTATTGTGAATCGTGCCATGAATGTATCTGGAACAAGCTGGGCTTGGACAGCATCTCTTCGTTTTTTATTAGCACTACCTATTTTACTCATTTTAGTACTTGTACAAAAGAAGTTTACACCATTATGGATGGAAATGAAAAAACATCCTTTCGCTTGGTTAGGTTGGGGAACTCTTGCAGGAATTGGATTTTATTCATTATTAAGTTTTTCTTCGCTTTTTGGACCGTCATGGCTCATAGCTGGAACGTGGCAAGTAACGATCTTGGCAGGTGCGCTCATTTCTCCCCTTTTCTATGTAACTATTCAAACTGCAGACGGAAACAAAAAAGTAAGAGGAAGCATTCCACTCAAAACGCTTGGTATTTCAACGTTTATTTTAGCGGGTGTGATTCTCATGCAAGTTAAAGAAGCTGAAAACATCACGCTTTCACAGTTTGTGTTGGGTTTTCTCCCTGTCGTCATGGCTGCTTTTTTATATCCGCTTGGAAATCGAAAAATGATGGAAGTTTGCAAAGGGAAATTAGATACATTTCAACGTGTTTTAGGTATGGCTATCGCCAGTATACCGCTAAGTATCATCTATGCGATATATGGATTTTATACAACTGGTATGCCAACAGCTCCTCAATTTTCTCAAGCCTTTATCTTAGCAATGAGTTCAGGTGTAATTGCTACGATGACGTTCTTTTACGCAACAGACTTGGCAAAAGAAAATTTAGGTTTGCTTGGAGCGGTTGAAGCAACTCAATCAGGCAGCATGATTTTTACCGTGCTTGGCGAAGTGTTTTTATTAAATGGCCGTGTGCCAACAGGGATTGCGTTAGCTGGTATGACGATAATCGTAATTGGAATGATTATGAACAGTATGCTAAACAAAAAAACAAAACTGTCTTCGGCCGCCCCGTCACGTACTCTATCAAAATAAAAAAAGAGGAGATGAAAATCTGTTTAAAGGTTTTCATCTCCTCTTTTTAATATTCGAGATGATTGTTCCAATAGCGGCTCCAAAGCACAGGGAATCGCATCTGTAAACCATCCTCATCATCTTCATCCCAATCAAGATCCAAATCTTGCTCATCGTACCACACTGGATCAAACTGGTCATATTTATCATAATAATAATCGTTATCTAAACCTGTCTTTTCTTCGTAAGCTTCACACGCTACAGAAAGTAATTCTTCTAATTGAGGAGCATAGCCTTCTGCTTCTAGTGGTTTAAGTACAGAAATCATCGTCTCAGGAGATTCAATCGCTTTATAATATATGTCTTTTCCCTGATATAAAAGCCACGCTCTAAAATAATCAAAACAATCATCTGAACAACCGCCCATTACAATATAAGCTGCTGCCCACAATGAAGAAGTATAGGATTGATCAAAATGCTGATTTAATAGCTGATCAAAGCGAAAAATGTCCTTTTCAGAACGCTTCGCTAGCGTGGAGCGGAGCCATTCCATTTGCTCGTCGACATCTAATTTTGTCTTCGCCTTTTTTATCAGTTCCCAAAAGAGAGCCTCTGACATCGTACTGTCTTTCATTACTTGCATCGAACAAGTTAAAGGTTTATATCCTTTCTTCAATTTTGCACGAATCAGCTTTTCAGCTTCCGCTTCACAAGCTTCTGCGGAAACAAACTCTTTCACTTGCATGCGACCGGCTGTATCAACTTTTCCAAAGTGAATGACTAACTTGCTGTCTCTTCTTTCAACTTTCCAAAATTTATTCGATTGCTCATCTTTATACACTAAGGTTATTTGCATGATACATTCCCCTTTTTCATCCTACTACTATTGTGAATATTTCTCTTTTTACAAGTTATGTAGAGCCATGGCGCTTCATAATCCCTTTTCTTTGCTTTTTAACATGTTTCAGTTGATTTTACTATTGCTGAGGTCGTTTAAATATTGAGCAATGAACACAAATTTGTGTAATATGTTCATTAGTTGTTTTTTTGTTGCGTTTACAACATTTTGTTTTTCCTTTATACTCTTTTATATCAGATATCTTTATTATACAAAAAAGAATCATAAATTCGCAGCAAAGGAAGGATTTTCTATGAAAATTAAGCAAATTACAACAAAAGAGCAGCTTGAAGAAGTATTTCATATACGTAAAACAGTGTTTGTTGAAGAACAAGGCGTGCCATTAAAAGATGAATTTGATGAACATGAGAAAACGGCAAAACATATGTTGATTTACTATAACAATGAACCGGCAGCTTCTGGTAGATTCCGCATAGTAGACGATTACGCCAAAATAGAGCGGATATGCGTATTAAAGGAATTTAGAAAATACGGGCTCGGAAAAGAAGTGGTGGCCAGCTTAGAAGAAGCAGCGAAAAAAGAAGGATTAACTCAAGCTAAGCTTCACGGTCAAGTTCAGGCTGAACCTTTTTATCATAAATTAGGCTATAAGACGGTTTCAGATGTCTTTATGGAAGACGGTATCCCACACGTTATCATGAAAAAAGAATTTTCTTGTTAAAAATGCTTCTTTGCACAGTTACTTTAATAAAGAAAAAGGCTCTCAGCAGAGAGCCTTTTTTGTACTATTAGATTTTCATAATTCCGCCTGTGCTAGCAGAAGTTACAAGTTTAGAATATCTTGCAAGATAGCCTTTTTTCACTTTCGGCTCAAAGCCTTTCCAGTTTGCTTTTCGTTCTTCCCAAACATCTGGAGAAACTTGAACGTTCATCGAACGATCCTCAATGTCAATCACGATGTGGTCGCCATCTTCTACAAATGCTAGCGGTCCGCCTTCAGCAGCTTCTGGAGACGCGTGGCCAATTGATAATCCACGGGAAGCCCCAGAGAAGCGTCCGTCCGTTAATAGCGCTACTTTTGCGCCTAGTCCCATTCCCATAATTTGAGAAGTTGGAGCTAGCATTTCAGGCATTCCCGGTCCGCCTTTTGGTCCTTCATAGCGGATGACTACAACATGTCCTTCTTTTACTTTTCCATTAGCAATACCGTGCAGCGCCTCGTCTTGAGACTCAAATACAATTGCTGGTCCTTCGTGGCGAGTAATGCCGTCTTGAACACCGCCTGTTTTAATGATCGCGCCGTCTGGAGCTAAGTTACCAAACAATACAGCAAGTCCGCCTTTTTCGGTGAACGGCTTATCGATTGGATGGATAACGTTATAGTCTTTTACATCGCAGCCGGCAATGTTTTCGCCTAGCGTTTTTCCAGTAACCGTCATCGTATCTAAATGAAGAGCTCCTTCTTTTTTAGATAGCTCGTTTAAAGCAGCCGATACGCCTCCTGCTTCATGTAAGTCCTCAATAAATACATCCGAAGCCGGAGCGAGTTTTGCCAGGTGAGGCACGCGTTCCGCTACTTCATTAATACGCTCTAATGGGTACTCAATTTCAGCTTCATTCGCAAGAGCTAGCGTATGAAGAACTGTATTTGTAGAACCACCTAACGCCATGTCTAAAGCAAATGCGTTATCGATTGCTTTTTCTGTTACGATATCACGTGGTTTTAAATCTAATTTAATTAATTCCATAAGCTGTTTAGCTGATTTTTTAACAAATTCTCTCCGTTCAGGAGCAACTGCTAAGATTGTACCATTTCCAGGTAAAGCAAGTCCTAACGCTTCAGCTAAGCAGTTCATTGAGTTCGCTGTAAACATTCCTGAACAAGATCCGCATGTCGGACAGCCAAATTGTTCTAATTCAAGTAATCCTTTATCATCAAGTTTACCAGCTTGATGAGCTCCTACGCCTTCAAATACTGAAGAAAGAGAAATCTTACGACCGTCGCTCGTTACGCCAGCCTTCATTGGTCCGCCGCTAACAAAAACTGTCGGAATATTCAGACGTAATGAAGCCATTAACATCCCAGGCGTGATTTTATCACAGTTTGGAATACATACCATTCCATCAAACCAGTGAGCAGATACTACCGTTTCAACTGAGTCAGCAATGATTTCACGACTTGGTAATGAATAACGCATACCGATATGTCCCATCGCAATACCGTCATCTACACCGATAGTGTTCATTTCAAAAGGTACGCCACCAGCTTCGCGAATCGCATCTTTTACGATTTTACCAAACTCTTGTAAGTGAACATGACCTGGTACAATATCAATATATGAATTGACAACCGCAATAAACGGTTTGCCGAAATCCTCTTCTTTTACACCAGCTGCACGCAGTAGGCTGCGGTGCGGTGCTCTGTCGAATCCTTTTTTGATCATGTTACTTCTTAATTCTGCCACAATAATTCCCTCCGTATTCATCTAACCTATTAAAAACTGAATCTTTTTAAATTGTTTAATAATTTTTAATATAAATACTAATTTAACAAATCACATAAAGGTTTGTAAAGGTTTATGACAAAATAATCATTTTTTATTTTAAAATAGTAAAATCACCTGCATAAATTAGTATAATATATACATATATCCCTTATTTTACAGGAAAGCAGAAGGTGAATGCTGAGCATGAAACAATCCTTTTACTACAGAGGTCATCAGGAAAAAGAAATATTCGCACAAAAATGGGATCTTGAAAACAATTCTGCAAAAGGCGTTGTCCAAATAGTTCATGGAATGGCCGAACATATTGGACGCTACGAATACTTTGCTAATGTATTAACGCAACATGGCTACATCGTATGTGGGAATGATCACCGAGGTCACGGTCAAACAGCTTTAAAAGATGAAGACAAGCGTTTTTTTGCTGAAGAAAATGGTTTTGATACAGTAGTCTACGACGTGATTGCTCTGACTAAGCACATTTCAACGGAACACTCCGGCTTACCAATCTTTCTTTTCGGTCACAGCATGGGGTCTTTTCTAACGAGAAGATATATTCAATTGAATACAGAGCACATTCATGGTGTGATACTCTCAGGTACTGGCAGCATTCCTTCCCTTTCACTGCAGGGCGGCATATTAGCTGCGCAAATAGAGATAAAGAGAAAAGGGTTACGATCTCCTAGCCCTTTGCTTGATAAGCTCTCTTTTGGACAATACAATAAATCATTTCATCCTGCTCGGACACCTTTTGATTGGTTAAGTCAAGATAATGAAGCTGTAGATTTATATGTAAATGACCCTTATTGCGGAGGAGTTTTCACAGCGGGATTTTTCTATGACTTATTAACAGGAATCAAACAAATCTCTAACTTAGCTAATATAAAGCTAGTCCCATCAAGCCTGCCTGTTTATTTAATATCTGGAGAACATGATCCAGTAGGCAGCTATACAAAAGGTGTACTCAAAGTATATAACGACTTTAAAAAAGCCGGATTGCAGGACGTAAGCTACCGCTTTTTTACACAGTGCCGTCATGAGTTGCTTAATGAATTAAATAAAGATGAAGTGATAGAAGATATACTAAATTGGCTTGACGTGCAAATGGACAAAAAAAAGGTTCGTGTCTAAACACGAACCTTTTTTTATTAAGCAAATACAGATGTTAATACAGGTACTACTTGTTTTTTACGTGATACAACGCCTTCTAAGACAGCTGTATTGTTTTCAAGCGTTACGTTGTATGCTTCTTCTACTTTTGAAGCAGCAGAACCTAATGCTAATGCAGTAGAGTTGCTGTTTAAAATATCTGTAACAACTAAAAGGAATAATTGTAATCCTTTTTCTTCGATTGTTTTAGTAATCGCTTCTTCCAATTCAACTTTGCGCACTAAAACGTCGTTTACGTCAATTGCATTCACCTGTGCAATTTCAACTTTGCTTGTGCCCATGCTGAATTCTTTAGCATCTAATGAAATTAATTGTGAAGCTGTTTTATCGCCTAAGTCAGCTCCAGCTTTTAGCATTGCTAATCCGTATTCTTCTGCATCTACGCCTGCAATTTCCGCTAATTCTTTAGCAGCTGCAACGTCTTGGTCTGTGCAAGTTGGTGATTTGAATAATAAAGAATCAGAAATGATAGCTGATAGCATAAGACCTGCGATGTTAGATTCGATTTCTACGCCGTTTTCTTTATACATCTTGTTTAAGATCGTTGCCGTACATCCAACTGGCTCTGCACGATAGTATAAAGGATCTGCTGTTTCAAAGTTAGCAATACGGTGATGATCAATTACTTCAAGCACACGAACTTGATCAATATCGTTTGCACTTTGCTGGCGTTCGTTGTGGTCCACTAAAATAACTTCATTTGTTTCTTTAGATACTTCATCAACGAAACGTGGTAGTTCAGCATTGAACTTTTCAAGAGCGAATTGCGTTTCGCCGTTAATATCGCCTAATCGAACTGGTTCAGCTTCTACACCTAATTTATTCTTTAAATCAGCGTATGCAATTGCAGAACAGATTGTATCTGTGTCAGGATTTTTATGTCCAAAAATTAACGTCTTTGCCATCTTAAATCTCTCTCCTTCTTACGTATGTAAATAGCATTCTTGCGTAAAGTTAGTTAATTCGTTCACGCAACATTGCCATTTTAACATAAACTTTTACATTATTTTAATTTTTTTGCGAAAAATGATGTTCATCCGCAGATATTTTGCCATTTTGTATCTTTTCCATAGTAAAAACACCTCTATTTCCGATATAAATAGAGGGTTTTATACACTCATTATATAAAAGTTAGCGATAAAACACAAGCTCTCTCTCTATCACTTGATAGATAACTTAAACGCAGTATCTTTCCACTTTTGATAAAGAAAAAGTAGAACAGCAATAACCATCATTAGTACAAATAATAAAAAATGATTCATTTCCTTCAGTGTATAAATGTCTAGCTTTTCAAAGATAGGACTCATGACAAATGCCTGAAATAACTCGAAAGCTGCATTGATAATCATAAACATCCAAAAGCCAGGATAGGTAAAATAAAAAGCGTGCCTATTATAAATATGTCAAAAGGAAAAGGCGTCATATTAACAAAGAAAAAAAGAGTTTTATTCACTTCCCACCAGTTAAAGCGATCTGCAATTTGAAAAACATCGTTAACAATACCACTCCGAATAGTGATACAGCCATATACCGCTTTACTCGCTCTTTATCAACTGCAAAAAGCAATAGCCAGGGACCAATAAAAAACACCCACATTATAATTTGCGCCATGAACATTCCGCCTTTCATTTCAAAAAAAGAGAATATACATTACTCTGTCCTTATTTATGTAAAACAACCAAAAAAAGCACCCTATATGAAGGGGTGCTTTTTTGGTTATCGTCGCGGTGTAAAGTTGAAATGTTCATTTACGATAGCTCCTAGCTCTTCAAGAAACTGCTGAGCAGTCATTTCCTCTACGCTTTGGGTATACCATGCAAGCTGAGATTTTTTATGAACATTGTTGTAATATACATCTCTTGACCAATATGTTTTTGATCGGTATGTATAATTAAAGTGAATGAATAGTTCACTCCCGTCTGGAGACTGCAACAACACGCGGTAATGTGGATTACGACGATTTTTATCTAAACTCATTTCTTTGATTTGCGCTAACATTATTCACCTCTAAAGCCATTACTTAATCATTTAAAGGTAAATGCCATACCACGCTATATCCTAGTTCTGCCATCAACTAGAAAATCATATATTTTCTAAAATTCTACACGATATAGGACAAAAGAGGAAGAGATAATTTATTGAGGGACGTGTAAAGTTTCATATAAATCTTTTAGTTGCTCAGGGTATTGAGACCTTACGTAATAACCCGTAGGACGGTGCTCGATTAAATGAGAAGCAAACAAATAGCCGATGAGCACGTGCATTTGTTCATCTGAGGTTTCTTGGCTTAATTCTCTTTCGAGTCGTTCAGCTAAGTGTGAAGCCAGCTGTTTAATTTTTTCATCATGTGATAAAAAAAGCATTTTGTTCTCCCCCTTATAACGAATAAATAATGCTGTGAATTTCAATAAAGACAAAGTATTACTTTTATAAGGATAATTATATTTTATTTTACAATAAAAGTATATAAGTAGTTCTAAATATTCAAAAAATAACTTGTTTCTTTTGGACTATTTGGTAACAAACAAAAAAAGAAGCGGGAGCTGTCCCGCTTCTTTTACGTAAAAAGATATTCGATTACCGAAATTTATTCTACTTCCACTGCCCAGCCGAATGGATCTTCCACTGTACCATTTTGAATACCTGTTAGAGTGTCATACAGTTTTTGTGATACTTCTCCCGTGTTTCCATCGTTGATAACCATTTTCTCGTTATTCCAAAATAGTTCGCCAATTGGAGAAATAACTGCAGCTGTACCTGTTCCAAATGCCTCTTCTAGTTTGCCTTCGGAATAAGCTTGCTTAATTTCTTCCATAGAAATACGGCGCTCAGTTACAGGCATATCCCAGTGTTTTAACAGCTCAATGATAGATTTACGCGTAATTCCTTCCAAAATGCTTCCGTTCACAGATGGCGTTACTACTTCTCCATCGATTTTGAAGAAAATATTCATGCTTCCTACTTCTTCAATGTATTTGCGTTCAACTCCGTCTAACCACAGTACTTGTGAATAGCCTTTTGAGTCAGAAAGCTGCTGAGCTTTTAAGCTTGAGGCATAGTTTCCGCCTGTTTTAGCCGTCCCTGTCCCTCCGGCTACAGCACGAACAAATTCGCTTTCAACCGCAATTTTTACAGGGGCAATCCCTTCTTTATAATATGAACCAACTGGAGAAAGAATAATGATAAATTGATAGCGGCCAGATGGCGCTACTCCTAAGTAAGGCTCTGTTGCGATGACAAACGGGCGAATGTATAGTGATGTACCTTCAGCAGTAGGAATCCATTCGCGGTCAATTTTAATCAGCTGTTTTAACGCTTCTAGCGCTAAGTCTTCATCAACATGAGGAATACAAAGGCGATCGTTTGATTTATTTAAACGTTTGAAGTTCTCATCTGGTCTAAATAATAATACTTGCTCTTTTTTTGTTACATATGCTTTTAGTCCTTCAAAAACAGACTGCCCGTAATGAAAGATCATGGATGCCGGATCTAATGTGATAGGTTGATAAGGTACAATACGAGCATCGTGCCATCCTTGGCTTTCTGTATAATCCATAATGAACATATGGTCCGTGAAGATTTTCCCGAATTGCAATTGATCAGATTGCGGCTTTTCTTTTTTTGTTTGACTTAGTGTTACATCGATTGAATAAGTTGTCATAGTTGTTTCTCCTTGCTCTTTATATTTACGGGTTTTTCGCTTAAACCTCTATATAAGTTACATTGTACAACTTTAGGGAAGCGTGTCACAATAGTTAGAGACGAAAAATTCTAAAAATTTTATAAAAATTATAAAGAAATAGCACCTAATAGAATTAAGTGCTGAATTGAAAAGGTTTTCTTTCTAAAAAAACTATTTCTACATTTTATTTACAACTATTTATAAACCAATTTTCACTCGAAGCTTTTCATCTTGTATTGAAAATTGTTTGATTTTCCCCACTGGAATGACCTTCACTTTATCAATTTCATTGAGATTGATATGAATTTGTTTTTCTTCATACGTAGTAACAGGCGGCTTGTGAAAAATTCGATAGTTGATCCAATTTTGATTAAGAGGTTTCATTTCATGGATTTTGAATAGAAGCGTACGTTCTTTTGCCTCAAGAGGTTCTAGCACAATGGAAAATGGAATTCTCACCAGAAATTTTTTAATAATTCCATTCACGTGAATATAGGAGTCTTGAAATGAAATAGAAAATTGCTGAATTTGATCTTGCTTTGTCATTTGCTTTTGAAAAATTCGCATGAGCATAGAAGCGGATATAGGAACGGTTACCCCGCTTTCAGCCATCTTTTCTTTCATTTTTGCCTGCACATCATCACTAATTACATCGTTTAGCTTTCTCTGTACCCAATCCTTCATGGTGCACCTCCGCTATGAAGTTATCTTGCTGTTTCCTCTAACGCACGAATTGAAGATGTTAAATGGTTTGACACGTCGGCAAGGCGATCTTTTGTCAGTTTATCTTCTCCAAGGTAGATAGGTTTTCCAAAGGAGATAACAAGAGGACCCTTTGAAAATAGTTCTTTTACATTTGTAGGTCCTTTGTAAACTGCGGGTACAATAGGAACCTTTGCCATGCTCGCTATAGTGACTGCTCCTTTTTTTAAGGGAACGTCTTCCTCTGTTCGCGTGCCGCTAGGGAAAATCCCGACGATATGTCCTTCTTTTGCTAATTTAATAGGTATTTTAATGCTGCTGGGTCCCGGGTTGTTACGATCTACTGGGAATGCGTTGAGTTTTTTTAATACATTACTAGTGAGTATATGATTAAAAAGCTCCTTTTTTGCCATAAAATGAATTTGGTGAGGCAAAACAGCCGCACCAAGCGCTACAACGTCTATCCATCCCTTATGCGAACAAGCGATCACAAAGCCTGTATCCATTGGCAGATACTCTCTGTTCCTTACGTGGAGCTTCCCTCTCCTTTTCAATAAAAATTTACATGTGTGAGCCGCGACATTATACATAAATGTTTCCTCTTCTCTCTATTATTTGAAAATATATACAAAATTATATCACTTGATATTAATATCTGGTATCAAAAAATAAATGTAACATCTTTTTACATAATAGCTTACCTGCTTCTATATATATTGTAAAAAAGTAGATATTGAAACCTCTATTTTTGGTCAACTTGACTAATGACATCCCTTAAAAAACACTTTACTATTAATGTATCGTTCTAAATGTAATATTTATTAACATTACATGTGATATAATTAAAGGAGGTTTTTAGGTGAATAACCAAAATCGACCGTTTCGACTAGCTTCATTGGGATTACAGCACGTACTTGCTATGTATGCGGGTGCCATTCTCGTTCCGCTGATGGTGGGGCGCGCATTGAATTTAAATGCTCATGACTTATCCTATCTTGTGGCCATTGATTTACTAACATGCGGACTAGCTACGCTGCTGCAGGCATGGACGAACAGGTGGTTTGGTATTGGTCTTCCTGTTGTACTCGGAAGCTCATTTGTAGCGGTGACTCCTATGATTTCAATTGGAACTCAATATGGAATTAGCGCTGTTTACGGAGCGATTATTGCCGGTGGTATTTTCATCGTACTGGCAGCAAGTTTTTTAGGCAAAATTATTAAATTTTTCCCTCCCGTTGTCACCGGAACGGTTGTGACGATGATTGGTTTATCGCTTGTACCATCCGCTGTCCGAAATATGGCAGGAGGAGTGGGAAGCAAAGATTTTGGTTCTCTTTCTAATCTTCTTCTTTCTTTTGGTGTTCTAGCGCTTATTTTAATTTTAAATCGATTTTTCAGCGGTTTTCTTCGTTCTCTTTCTGTGTTGATTGGAATTGTAGCCGGAACAATAGCCGCTATATTAATGGGAAAAGTTGATTTTACTAATTTTAATGAAGCTTCTTGGCTGCACGTTCCCACTCCTTTTTATTTTGGGATGCCCACTTTTGAAATCGGGCCCATCTTAACAATGATTCTCGTATGCTTGGTCATTATTATTGAGTCTACAGGCGTATTTTTAGCGTTAGGAAAGCTGTGTGATCGGGAATTAACGGAAAAGGATTTTACAAAAGGCTACCGTGCAGAAGGAATCGCCATTGTCCTTGGAGGGCTATTTAATGCTTTCCCTTACAATACATTCGCTCAGAATGTAGGACTGGTTCAATTATCGAAAGTAAAAACAAAAAATGTAGTGGTAGTAGCCGGCTTCATTCTCGTATTACTGGGGCTTGTTCCGAAAATAGCTGCTTTTACAACCATTATTCCCACCCCTGTTTTAGGAGGAGCAATGGTCGTGTTATTTGGTTTAGTTATTTCATCAGGCATCAAAATGCTAAGTGCTGTTGATTTGTCCAAACAAGAAAATTTGCTGATTATTGCGTGCTCTCTTTCACTCGGCCTTGGTGTAACGGTGGTACCTGATTTATTCGCTCAGCTCCCAAATGCTTTGCGCGTAATTGTAAGCGATGGAGTTATTACGGGAAGTTTAGCTGCCATTTTATTAAATCTCTTTTTTAACACATCAATTGAACGAAAAGTACCTTCTGTCTCTTTAGAGAAGACAGATTATTCAGAAATAAAATAAAGGTGGTGTAGTATGAATAACGTATCTGTGCAGTATGTAAATCAGCTTAGCAAGCAGCATTTTGTTTCACTAGTTGGTGATATATTTGAGCATTCACCTTGGGTTGCAGAAGAGGCTTATTCTAAAGGCCCTTTCTCTTCCGTTGAACAACTTCACGGCATGATGAAAGAAATTGTAGCGCAAGCGTCTGTAGAAAAACAGCTGAAGCTGCTGCAAGCTCATCCAAATCTAGGTGAAAATATTGCCATGACATCTGCTTCTACTGA contains the following coding sequences:
- a CDS encoding branched-chain amino acid aminotransferase, giving the protein MTTYSIDVTLSQTKKEKPQSDQLQFGKIFTDHMFIMDYTESQGWHDARIVPYQPITLDPASMIFHYGQSVFEGLKAYVTKKEQVLLFRPDENFKRLNKSNDRLCIPHVDEDLALEALKQLIKIDREWIPTAEGTSLYIRPFVIATEPYLGVAPSGRYQFIIILSPVGSYYKEGIAPVKIAVESEFVRAVAGGTGTAKTGGNYASSLKAQQLSDSKGYSQVLWLDGVERKYIEEVGSMNIFFKIDGEVVTPSVNGSILEGITRKSIIELLKHWDMPVTERRISMEEIKQAYSEGKLEEAFGTGTAAVISPIGELFWNNEKMVINDGNTGEVSQKLYDTLTGIQNGTVEDPFGWAVEVE
- a CDS encoding lysophospholipid acyltransferase family protein codes for the protein MYNVAAHTCKFLLKRRGKLHVRNREYLPMDTGFVIACSHKGWIDVVALGAAVLPHQIHFMAKKELFNHILTSNVLKKLNAFPVDRNNPGPSSIKIPIKLAKEGHIVGIFPSGTRTEEDVPLKKGAVTIASMAKVPIVPAVYKGPTNVKELFSKGPLVISFGKPIYLGEDKLTKDRLADVSNHLTSSIRALEETAR
- a CDS encoding nucleobase:cation symporter-2 family protein; its protein translation is MNNQNRPFRLASLGLQHVLAMYAGAILVPLMVGRALNLNAHDLSYLVAIDLLTCGLATLLQAWTNRWFGIGLPVVLGSSFVAVTPMISIGTQYGISAVYGAIIAGGIFIVLAASFLGKIIKFFPPVVTGTVVTMIGLSLVPSAVRNMAGGVGSKDFGSLSNLLLSFGVLALILILNRFFSGFLRSLSVLIGIVAGTIAAILMGKVDFTNFNEASWLHVPTPFYFGMPTFEIGPILTMILVCLVIIIESTGVFLALGKLCDRELTEKDFTKGYRAEGIAIVLGGLFNAFPYNTFAQNVGLVQLSKVKTKNVVVVAGFILVLLGLVPKIAAFTTIIPTPVLGGAMVVLFGLVISSGIKMLSAVDLSKQENLLIIACSLSLGLGVTVVPDLFAQLPNALRVIVSDGVITGSLAAILLNLFFNTSIERKVPSVSLEKTDYSEIK